From Thermodesulforhabdus norvegica, the proteins below share one genomic window:
- a CDS encoding acetyl-CoA carboxylase biotin carboxylase subunit, translated as MIRKLLVANRGEIAIRIMRSAQELGIKTVAVYEETDRFALHIMKADEALCIGPGPRKDYLNIDNIIQAALRVGADAIHPGYGFLSENPEFPQKCREAGLIFVGPPSEVIWNMGSKVIAREIMKSVGIPLIPGTDKLPPGREGEEVAIDFARKYGFPIMVKAVSGGGGRGIRVVRNEGELLQGLKLSRSEARLSFGNEDIYLEKGIDRPRHVEVQILADNYGNVIHMGTRNCSIQRRHQKLIEIAPSFLPPLVEERVCDAAVKAAKAAGYVNAGTVEFLVDQDNNFYFLEVNTRIQVEHTVTEMVTGIDIVREQLRIASGEPLSISQDDVSIRGCAIELRINAEDPKQGFLPCPGLIEVYQSPGGHGVRLDGAVYQGYEIPRFYDSLIVKLTVYGFNWEEAVDRLRRALDGFSIVGVKTTIPFYRAIVDESDFRARRFDTTYIETHPQLLDYREEEDEIDKLARLVAEINAHGFNPYTESP; from the coding sequence ATGATTCGTAAGCTGCTCGTTGCAAATCGGGGAGAAATTGCAATCAGAATAATGAGGTCGGCTCAGGAGCTGGGAATAAAAACCGTGGCCGTGTATGAGGAAACAGACCGCTTTGCTCTGCACATAATGAAAGCCGATGAAGCCCTTTGCATCGGCCCGGGGCCCAGAAAAGACTATTTAAACATAGACAACATTATTCAGGCGGCTTTAAGGGTTGGAGCCGACGCTATTCATCCGGGATACGGTTTTCTTTCGGAAAACCCGGAATTTCCTCAAAAATGCCGCGAGGCGGGCCTCATCTTTGTGGGGCCGCCGTCTGAGGTTATCTGGAATATGGGAAGTAAGGTCATAGCCCGGGAGATAATGAAAAGCGTCGGCATACCTCTTATTCCTGGAACCGATAAGCTTCCCCCCGGCAGGGAAGGCGAGGAAGTTGCGATCGACTTTGCGCGAAAATACGGTTTTCCCATTATGGTCAAAGCCGTTTCGGGCGGGGGAGGTAGGGGTATCAGGGTCGTGCGTAATGAGGGGGAACTGCTCCAGGGCCTGAAGCTTTCAAGGTCGGAAGCCCGGCTCTCCTTTGGCAACGAAGACATATACCTCGAAAAAGGAATTGATCGGCCCCGACACGTCGAGGTGCAGATCCTTGCCGATAATTACGGCAACGTTATCCACATGGGCACCCGTAATTGTTCCATTCAAAGACGTCATCAAAAGCTCATAGAAATTGCCCCTTCTTTTTTGCCGCCTCTCGTGGAAGAAAGAGTATGTGATGCTGCCGTGAAGGCTGCAAAGGCCGCAGGATATGTTAATGCCGGAACGGTGGAGTTCCTTGTGGATCAGGACAATAATTTCTATTTCCTGGAGGTAAATACGAGGATTCAGGTCGAACACACGGTAACGGAGATGGTTACCGGTATTGATATAGTCCGCGAGCAGCTGAGAATAGCTTCCGGTGAGCCTCTGTCTATAAGTCAGGATGACGTGTCAATAAGAGGTTGTGCCATAGAGTTGAGGATAAACGCCGAAGATCCAAAGCAGGGGTTTTTACCCTGTCCCGGGCTTATAGAAGTGTATCAATCGCCGGGTGGACATGGAGTAAGGCTTGACGGGGCGGTCTATCAGGGATACGAAATACCCAGATTTTATGACTCTCTCATAGTGAAACTTACCGTCTACGGATTCAACTGGGAAGAAGCGGTAGATCGACTGAGACGAGCTCTTGATGGGTTCAGCATAGTGGGCGTGAAGACGACCATTCCCTTTTATCGGGCAATAGTGGATGAGTCCGATTTCAGGGCCAGAAGATTTGATACGACCTATATCGAAACCCATCCACAGCTTCTGGACTATCGAGAGGAAGAGGATGAAATAGATAAACTGGCAAGACTCGTTGCGGAAATAAATGCCCACGGCTTTAACCCTTACACCGAATCACCTTAA
- a CDS encoding pyruvate carboxylase, protein MSTINELKRLRELTAEEVVDFVRNFDGYLLTNNERDVSQSDFKGRILPWTTLKAAPYRDAVGYFAFEISGGATVHVDLMRKQVNPFEKLRLVRKAMPRTLIQTVCRGHNLFGYRPYPENVIRLTVREFARYVDVWRVYDFLNHIPNLKVVGEEVIRAGRILIPSLCFGTGPEHTDDFYLEKVQEIVDMFGKNIILGIKNHSALGSPERIAALVTAIRTSFPDIPIAYHAHNTDGNDLARMVAAIRAGVKIVEVSDHGFGAWYSQAPALSLIQILEDYGYDPRGLNIDAIIRTSEVIRHERRYYARFESPFRGVDPLVRAHKLTGGAVSMAYEQAEQLGLLPRINEIFDELAQVIRELGNIWPVSPGSQILWSTAVSNVLYGRYEQPSDDLKRLLLGGYGPFPFYDPPEWIYQKVLEFRRADGKRWYDVLRTEGGIRKRQEDIEARKAELERELNRPVTEEELVLYLLFPRDTVNFLKFVDQYGKVWLLPPDVWFHRGRFPDGARISFTDDAGKMHCIDIVSTQVFESSVKTSCLVDYHFKTYTVPVDRRVTGRQ, encoded by the coding sequence ATGAGCACGATTAACGAACTTAAAAGGCTCAGAGAACTAACGGCAGAAGAAGTTGTCGATTTCGTGAGAAATTTTGACGGATATCTGCTCACCAACAATGAAAGAGATGTCTCTCAGTCGGATTTTAAGGGCAGAATTCTTCCCTGGACGACCCTTAAAGCCGCTCCATACCGTGATGCGGTGGGATATTTTGCTTTTGAAATCTCGGGTGGGGCCACCGTTCATGTGGATCTCATGCGAAAACAGGTGAATCCCTTTGAGAAACTGAGGCTGGTGCGGAAGGCAATGCCCCGTACTCTGATCCAGACGGTGTGTAGAGGTCACAACCTTTTCGGGTACCGCCCTTACCCGGAAAATGTGATCAGACTGACCGTAAGAGAGTTTGCCCGGTATGTTGATGTCTGGAGGGTTTACGACTTTCTGAATCACATTCCAAACCTAAAAGTGGTAGGTGAGGAAGTAATTCGTGCCGGTCGAATCCTCATTCCCTCCCTTTGTTTCGGCACAGGACCCGAACACACTGATGACTTTTATCTGGAAAAGGTTCAGGAAATCGTCGATATGTTCGGAAAGAACATTATCCTGGGCATTAAAAACCACTCTGCCCTTGGTTCTCCAGAACGCATTGCCGCGCTCGTTACGGCCATAAGAACCTCCTTTCCCGACATTCCCATCGCCTACCATGCTCATAACACGGACGGTAACGACCTTGCCCGTATGGTGGCGGCCATAAGGGCGGGAGTGAAAATTGTCGAAGTGTCGGATCATGGGTTCGGAGCCTGGTACAGTCAGGCACCGGCATTGTCGCTTATACAAATCCTTGAAGATTACGGTTATGATCCCAGGGGATTAAACATTGATGCCATAATAAGAACTTCCGAGGTAATCAGGCATGAAAGGCGTTACTATGCCCGTTTTGAAAGCCCCTTTCGGGGAGTGGATCCCCTGGTTCGAGCACACAAGCTTACAGGTGGGGCCGTAAGCATGGCCTACGAGCAGGCCGAACAGCTTGGGTTGCTTCCCAGAATAAATGAAATCTTCGATGAACTGGCACAGGTGATCAGGGAACTCGGAAACATCTGGCCCGTTTCGCCCGGAAGTCAGATACTCTGGTCCACGGCAGTAAGCAATGTCCTTTACGGTCGCTACGAACAACCTTCTGATGATCTAAAGCGGCTTCTCCTGGGCGGTTACGGTCCTTTCCCGTTTTATGATCCCCCTGAATGGATCTATCAAAAGGTGCTGGAGTTCAGGCGGGCCGACGGTAAAAGGTGGTACGATGTCTTAAGAACCGAAGGCGGAATCAGGAAACGGCAGGAAGATATTGAGGCTCGGAAGGCGGAGTTGGAAAGGGAACTGAACCGTCCTGTGACTGAGGAAGAACTGGTCCTCTATCTACTTTTCCCGAGGGATACCGTGAACTTTTTGAAGTTTGTGGATCAATACGGAAAGGTCTGGCTCCTTCCTCCTGATGTCTGGTTTCACAGAGGAAGGTTTCCCGATGGAGCCCGAATATCCTTTACCGACGATGCCGGGAAGATGCACTGCATAGACATAGTCTCCACCCAGGTTTTTGAAAGCTCTGTTAAAACTTCGTGCCTCGTTGACTATCACTTCAAGACCTATACGGTACCGGTGGACAGGAGGGTTACAGGGAGACAATGA
- the xerD gene encoding site-specific tyrosine recombinase XerD has translation MKDFDSWVDLFLGHLRVERGLSEHTLNAYGRDLRDFLLFLGESVAESPGPGDVDGETIRSYLNYLAGTCSPRTQARKLSALRTFFGFLVREGVVKVNPAKKVSFPKGRRELPNFLSLDEVARLLAAPDNETPIGLRDRAILELLYATGIRVSELTGLTLERVKIDPGFLIVFGKGSKERVVPLGEYAIEALNEYLSRGRPVLIKGRNTSPVLFVNKNGRALTRLGVWKLIKKYARMAGINRDVTPHVLRHTFATHLLEHGVDLRSLQAMLGHATISSTQVYTHIVTKHLKEVHSRYHPRSKS, from the coding sequence ATGAAAGATTTCGATAGCTGGGTTGATCTCTTTCTCGGTCATCTCAGGGTTGAACGAGGGTTGAGTGAACATACGCTTAATGCCTATGGCCGGGATCTTCGCGATTTTCTCTTATTTCTTGGGGAGTCTGTTGCGGAATCTCCAGGACCCGGGGATGTCGATGGAGAAACGATCAGGTCTTACCTGAACTACCTGGCGGGAACCTGCTCGCCCAGAACGCAGGCAAGAAAGCTTTCAGCCCTCAGGACCTTTTTTGGTTTTCTCGTGCGTGAAGGTGTGGTGAAGGTCAATCCTGCTAAAAAAGTGAGTTTTCCAAAGGGAAGGCGGGAACTTCCCAATTTTCTGTCTCTTGACGAAGTAGCCCGGCTTCTGGCAGCCCCTGATAATGAAACCCCTATAGGCCTTAGAGATCGCGCCATACTGGAGCTGCTTTACGCCACGGGGATAAGGGTTAGCGAACTCACAGGTCTTACTCTCGAAAGGGTTAAGATTGATCCGGGTTTCCTGATCGTTTTCGGTAAAGGCTCAAAGGAAAGGGTGGTACCCCTGGGGGAATATGCCATTGAAGCCCTGAACGAGTACCTTTCCCGGGGACGCCCGGTTTTGATAAAGGGCCGCAATACTTCGCCAGTTCTCTTCGTTAACAAAAACGGCAGGGCTCTGACCCGCCTTGGCGTGTGGAAGCTGATTAAAAAGTATGCCAGAATGGCCGGTATTAATCGGGACGTTACGCCTCACGTTCTGCGCCACACCTTTGCCACTCATCTCCTGGAACACGGCGTCGATCTCAGATCACTACAGGCAATGCTGGGACATGCCACCATTTCTTCCACCCAGGTTTATACTCACATTGTGACAAAGCACCTTAAGGAAGTCCACTCACGATACCATCCCAGATCGAAAAGCTGA
- a CDS encoding CBS domain-containing protein translates to MDVITTHLNADFDALASMIAAKKLYPDADVVFAGAQEKLVREFLAGSFIKKIPVEFKRFRDLDLSRVKRLILVDTRQRSRIGRFEEVIGRSGLEIHIYDHHPDAEDDVSGAVSIIKPVGATTTILTQLIREQGIMLTPEEATVLALGIYEDTGSFTFSSTTPDDLKAAAYLLTCGADLNVVADIVTRDLTREQVSLLNELINAARIYTIHGIDICISSISVNKYVGDFALIVHKFRDMENLNVVFALARMEDRVYMVARSRIPEVNVGEIASYFGGGGHATAASATIRGKTLIEVENKLWEVLQSRIRPTPVARDLMSQPPICVNELMPLKSVEEVMIRFNINAVPVVRKDSSEPVGVLSRQTVEKALYHGFDDAPARDYMNRDFKVVGPDATILEIQEPLVEFQQRILPVVEDGRIIGVITRRDLLKYLVEERSTHPRELNGELLFQKKREKNIESLLREQLPEYVIDILKRMGRLGHRLGYGVYAVGGFVRDILLRRPNLDIDIVVEGDGIVFARAFAQEEGIRVRTHKKFNTAVLIFPDGMKIDVATARLEYYRYPAALPVVEFGSLKMDLYRRDFTINTLAVDLRPERFGRLIDFFGGQKDLKEKTIRVLHSLSFVEDPTRILRAIRFEQRFGFQIGRQTERLMQNAVKIGLIEKIGGHRLFHELQLILMENDPVPALRRMDEFQLLGVLDPLLKWTEKKEKLFRSLKDVLSWYELSFLDEPVEKWWIYFCALLDGLNASQLEGVCKKLDLPEGHKTRLFGALRNIYRAARELEAKESPPPSIAYRILNGLSTEELLLLMAKTEIPEVRKSVNFYLTRYRYVSPEIKGRDLKEAGVPPGPIYRKILDELLYAKLDGLVYTKQDEWEYLKRHYPEIFKDES, encoded by the coding sequence ATGGATGTAATAACGACACATCTCAATGCCGATTTCGACGCTCTTGCCTCCATGATAGCGGCAAAGAAACTTTATCCCGATGCCGATGTGGTTTTTGCCGGAGCTCAGGAAAAACTGGTTCGAGAATTCCTTGCGGGTTCTTTCATAAAAAAGATACCCGTAGAATTCAAACGTTTCAGGGACCTGGACCTCAGTCGTGTGAAGCGACTGATTCTGGTGGATACGAGGCAGAGATCGAGAATAGGCAGGTTCGAAGAGGTCATAGGCCGGAGTGGCCTGGAGATTCACATTTACGATCACCACCCCGACGCAGAAGATGATGTAAGTGGGGCCGTGAGTATAATAAAACCTGTTGGGGCAACAACCACAATTCTGACCCAGCTGATACGTGAGCAGGGAATTATGCTGACGCCTGAAGAGGCTACCGTTCTCGCACTGGGTATATACGAGGATACCGGCTCCTTTACCTTTTCATCGACAACCCCCGATGACCTCAAAGCGGCGGCATATCTTCTTACCTGCGGTGCCGATCTTAATGTGGTGGCCGATATCGTCACAAGGGATCTCACGCGAGAACAGGTCTCTTTGCTGAATGAACTCATAAATGCTGCCCGAATTTATACAATTCACGGAATAGATATATGCATATCTTCAATTTCGGTGAATAAATACGTCGGTGATTTTGCCCTCATCGTTCATAAATTCAGAGACATGGAAAACCTTAATGTGGTCTTTGCTCTGGCCCGAATGGAGGACAGAGTTTACATGGTTGCACGAAGCCGAATCCCGGAGGTAAACGTCGGCGAGATTGCTTCTTATTTCGGCGGAGGAGGGCATGCCACGGCGGCTTCTGCAACCATCAGGGGGAAGACACTGATAGAAGTAGAAAACAAGCTGTGGGAAGTCCTTCAGAGCCGGATCCGGCCGACTCCGGTAGCAAGAGACCTGATGAGTCAGCCGCCCATATGTGTCAACGAACTTATGCCGTTGAAGTCTGTGGAAGAGGTAATGATAAGATTCAATATAAATGCCGTTCCCGTGGTTCGTAAGGATTCATCGGAGCCCGTGGGAGTATTATCACGCCAGACCGTGGAAAAGGCTTTATACCACGGCTTTGACGACGCACCGGCCCGGGATTACATGAACAGGGATTTTAAGGTTGTAGGACCGGATGCCACCATCCTTGAGATTCAGGAGCCGCTGGTGGAGTTTCAGCAGAGGATACTACCCGTTGTGGAAGATGGCAGGATTATCGGTGTAATAACTCGCAGAGATCTGCTTAAATACCTGGTGGAAGAACGATCGACTCATCCGAGAGAATTGAACGGCGAACTGCTGTTTCAGAAAAAAAGAGAAAAAAATATAGAAAGCCTTTTAAGAGAACAGTTGCCGGAATACGTGATAGATATTCTGAAAAGGATGGGCAGGCTCGGTCACAGGCTTGGCTATGGAGTCTATGCTGTTGGTGGGTTCGTAAGGGACATACTCCTCAGAAGGCCAAATCTCGATATAGATATTGTTGTTGAGGGTGACGGTATAGTATTTGCCCGTGCTTTTGCGCAGGAAGAGGGTATCCGGGTGAGAACCCACAAAAAATTCAACACGGCGGTGCTAATTTTTCCGGACGGTATGAAAATAGACGTTGCCACGGCGAGGCTGGAATACTACAGATATCCCGCAGCTCTACCGGTCGTTGAATTCGGTTCTCTAAAGATGGATCTTTACAGAAGAGACTTTACCATAAACACACTGGCTGTTGACCTTCGGCCCGAAAGGTTCGGGCGGCTGATAGATTTTTTCGGCGGCCAGAAAGACTTAAAAGAAAAGACGATAAGAGTACTTCACAGTCTCAGTTTTGTGGAGGACCCTACAAGGATCTTAAGGGCCATTCGCTTTGAACAGCGCTTTGGTTTTCAGATAGGACGCCAGACCGAAAGGCTTATGCAAAATGCCGTTAAAATAGGGCTTATAGAAAAAATCGGAGGCCACAGGCTGTTCCACGAGCTACAGCTTATTCTGATGGAAAACGATCCCGTGCCTGCCCTGAGGAGAATGGACGAATTTCAGCTCCTGGGCGTCCTGGATCCTCTGTTGAAATGGACGGAAAAAAAAGAAAAACTCTTCCGTTCTCTGAAAGACGTTCTCTCCTGGTACGAGTTGAGTTTCCTCGACGAGCCGGTGGAAAAGTGGTGGATCTATTTCTGCGCTCTGTTAGACGGCCTCAACGCTTCGCAACTCGAGGGTGTTTGTAAAAAGCTGGATCTACCCGAAGGCCATAAAACAAGGCTCTTCGGTGCGTTAAGAAATATTTACAGAGCTGCTCGAGAACTGGAGGCAAAGGAGAGTCCACCACCAAGCATAGCCTACAGGATCCTTAATGGCCTTTCCACAGAAGAGCTCCTTCTTCTTATGGCAAAGACAGAAATTCCGGAGGTCAGAAAATCCGTTAACTTTTACCTTACTCGCTACCGTTACGTAAGTCCTGAAATCAAAGGCCGTGATCTCAAGGAGGCTGGAGTCCCACCCGGGCCTATTTACAGGAAGATACTGGATGAATTGCTCTATGCCAAACTGGACGGACTGGTTTACACTAAACAGGATGAGTGGGAATATCTCAAAAGACACTACCCGGAAATTTTCAAGGATGAGTCTTAA
- a CDS encoding site-2 protease family protein, with product MEWIIHKVTNAGIYFLPLLIGVMAHEIAHGWAAERLGDPTARLAGRISINPLVHIDPLGTVVLPLMLYLLNAPFLFGWAKPVPVRMELLHGGRRGMARVALCGPLTNLMLAALSSLVYHGLMWSFRSAMLGHGSRWFLEPLILMAGTSVAINLVLMIVNLVPIPPLDGGRILVGLLPENAAVAVARLERYGMFIILLLIVTDVWSFLLGPLLQTLINIFLG from the coding sequence ATGGAATGGATAATTCACAAGGTTACCAACGCCGGCATATACTTTCTGCCCCTTCTGATCGGCGTGATGGCACATGAGATCGCCCATGGGTGGGCTGCAGAAAGGCTGGGTGATCCGACGGCAAGGCTTGCAGGACGCATCAGCATAAACCCCCTTGTTCATATTGATCCTCTGGGCACCGTTGTTCTCCCGCTTATGCTCTACCTTCTTAATGCACCTTTTCTCTTTGGATGGGCAAAGCCCGTACCCGTCAGGATGGAACTGCTGCACGGTGGGCGGCGTGGCATGGCCCGTGTTGCCCTTTGCGGACCTCTGACCAACCTCATGCTTGCAGCCCTCAGCAGCCTTGTGTATCACGGTTTGATGTGGTCTTTTCGCTCGGCAATGCTGGGGCACGGATCAAGATGGTTTCTTGAGCCGCTTATTCTCATGGCGGGTACGTCCGTGGCAATAAATCTCGTTCTTATGATTGTAAACCTCGTGCCCATTCCGCCTCTTGACGGAGGACGCATTCTCGTGGGGTTACTCCCCGAAAATGCGGCCGTAGCCGTTGCCCGCCTGGAAAGATACGGTATGTTCATAATCCTGCTTTTAATCGTAACCGATGTGTGGTCCTTTCTACTGGGGCCTTTATTGCAGACGCTTATCAACATTTTTCTGGGGTAA
- the trpS gene encoding tryptophan--tRNA ligase, whose amino-acid sequence MEQARKRVLSGMRPTGKLHLGNLHGALDNWLSLQDEYECFFFIADWHALTTDYASPEMIRRNTWDVVLDWLSAGIDPEKSTLFIQSEVKEHAELHVLLSMITPIPWLERNPTYKEQQQQLSHKDLSTYGFLGYPVLQTADIIIYRAHGVPVGKDQLPHIELAREIVRRFHFLYRCNIFPEPQALLTEYPVIPGTDGRKMSKSYNNCIYLAEDAESVRRKVMTMITDPQRKRRTDPGDPEVCPVFDLHRIYSGEDERSEIIQGCRTASIGCVDCKKILLKNLERKHEPIRERRRKFEGKMPEVYEIMEEGIKKAREEASRTMELVRDAMGMNPFMEAEAHIRAGAR is encoded by the coding sequence ATGGAACAGGCCAGGAAAAGGGTTCTCAGCGGTATGCGTCCTACTGGGAAGTTACACCTGGGAAATCTTCACGGAGCATTGGATAACTGGCTATCGTTACAGGATGAATACGAGTGTTTTTTCTTTATCGCCGACTGGCACGCCCTTACGACCGATTACGCCAGCCCCGAAATGATTCGCCGGAACACCTGGGATGTGGTACTCGATTGGTTAAGTGCTGGGATAGACCCGGAAAAAAGCACTTTGTTCATACAGTCCGAAGTAAAGGAACACGCCGAGCTTCATGTGCTCCTGAGCATGATTACGCCGATTCCCTGGCTGGAAAGAAATCCCACTTACAAGGAACAGCAACAGCAGCTTTCTCATAAGGATCTTTCCACTTACGGTTTCCTGGGTTACCCGGTTCTCCAGACGGCGGATATCATCATATATCGGGCACATGGAGTCCCCGTCGGCAAGGATCAGTTGCCTCACATAGAACTTGCCAGAGAAATCGTCAGGCGTTTCCATTTCCTCTACAGGTGCAACATTTTCCCGGAGCCCCAGGCACTGCTCACGGAGTATCCCGTGATTCCCGGTACCGATGGTCGTAAGATGAGTAAAAGTTATAACAATTGCATATATCTTGCCGAAGACGCCGAGTCGGTCCGCAGAAAGGTCATGACGATGATAACCGACCCCCAGCGGAAACGCCGCACCGACCCCGGCGATCCCGAAGTATGTCCGGTTTTCGATCTGCACAGGATCTACTCAGGAGAAGACGAGCGATCTGAGATTATCCAGGGTTGCCGGACTGCATCCATAGGATGTGTTGACTGCAAGAAAATTCTTCTGAAGAATCTTGAAAGGAAACACGAGCCCATCAGGGAAAGACGCCGGAAGTTTGAAGGGAAAATGCCCGAAGTATACGAGATAATGGAGGAGGGAATAAAGAAGGCCAGGGAGGAAGCCTCACGGACGATGGAGCTGGTCAGAGATGCTATGGGAATGAATCCCTTTATGGAGGCAGAGGCTCATATCAGGGCAGGGGCCAGGTAG
- a CDS encoding pseudouridine synthase has protein sequence MTRSGVRLQKFIAQAGLTSRRKAEEWIRAGRVQVNDRVVTEMGVVIDPSVDVVKVDGHVVEPLPTRRYVALYKPRFCVTTLYDPQGRPTVMDFVTSIRERIYPVGRLDFDAEGLLLLTNDGELAHRLIHPSYGVKKEYLVLVKGHPGKWFFQKWRDGVYLEEGKTSPAEVYLVKRERLGTWVRVIMHQGWYRQIKRMGQVTGYPVLRIKRIAYGPITLEGLKPGKFRELSRQEVRELYRLTGLNREGL, from the coding sequence ATGACCCGTTCCGGCGTACGGTTGCAGAAGTTTATTGCACAGGCGGGGCTTACCTCCAGAAGGAAAGCGGAGGAATGGATCAGGGCAGGCAGAGTGCAGGTTAACGACAGGGTGGTTACCGAAATGGGCGTTGTTATAGATCCCTCCGTCGATGTGGTTAAAGTTGACGGGCATGTGGTTGAACCTTTGCCCACAAGAAGATATGTAGCCCTTTATAAGCCCCGTTTCTGTGTAACAACCCTTTACGACCCTCAGGGGCGCCCTACCGTTATGGACTTTGTGACTTCCATCAGAGAAAGGATATATCCGGTCGGAAGGCTGGATTTCGATGCGGAGGGTCTCCTTCTTCTCACCAACGACGGTGAACTTGCCCACAGGCTTATTCATCCCAGCTACGGCGTGAAAAAAGAGTACCTTGTTCTGGTTAAAGGCCATCCCGGTAAGTGGTTTTTTCAGAAGTGGCGTGATGGGGTTTATCTGGAAGAAGGCAAAACATCTCCCGCCGAAGTGTACCTCGTCAAAAGAGAACGCCTCGGAACCTGGGTCAGGGTCATAATGCATCAGGGCTGGTATCGTCAAATTAAGCGTATGGGGCAGGTCACGGGGTATCCGGTCCTCAGGATTAAGCGAATCGCCTATGGCCCTATTACCTTGGAAGGCCTTAAGCCCGGAAAATTCAGGGAATTGTCCCGACAGGAAGTTAGAGAACTCTACCGGCTGACCGGCCTTAATCGGGAAGGCTTGTAA